A DNA window from Labilithrix sp. contains the following coding sequences:
- a CDS encoding type II toxin-antitoxin system VapC family toxin, which translates to MILLDTHALLWWGTSAEKLGRSARRTIALADRSRELVVSAISYLELGNLVAADRVKLTGTVADFRRRVQSGGILEIPVDGEIAIMASRLEGLHGDPMDRIIFATALREKATLVTADAKLLEPRAGPKRVDAQS; encoded by the coding sequence ATGATCCTCCTCGATACTCACGCTCTCCTCTGGTGGGGCACGTCGGCCGAGAAGCTGGGACGGTCGGCACGCCGCACGATCGCGCTGGCAGATCGGTCGCGAGAGCTGGTGGTGTCGGCCATCAGCTATCTCGAGCTCGGAAACCTCGTCGCCGCCGATCGAGTCAAGCTCACCGGTACGGTGGCGGACTTTCGGCGTAGGGTGCAGTCCGGTGGAATCCTCGAGATCCCCGTCGACGGCGAGATCGCGATCATGGCCTCGCGGCTCGAGGGGCTTCACGGCGACCCGATGGACCGCATCATCTTCGCGACGGCGTTGCGGGAGAAGGCGACGCTCGTGACCGCGGACGCGAAGCTGCTCGAGCCGAGAGCGGGACCGAAACGCGTCGATGCCCAGAGTTGA
- a CDS encoding PilZ domain-containing protein codes for MDSSERRRDLRAHASPPLHIVRIGSVEKVEVLNVSYRGLFVRMDEPPQLNELLKVRVELPGKKVINAHVVSVRIVPDAQGRAGVGVRFFALVGEEKRAWESYITSLVSPRRAAA; via the coding sequence ATGGATTCCTCCGAGCGCCGCCGCGACCTCCGTGCCCACGCTTCCCCACCACTCCACATCGTCCGGATCGGATCCGTCGAGAAGGTGGAGGTCCTGAACGTGAGCTACCGCGGGCTCTTCGTGAGGATGGATGAGCCTCCGCAGCTGAACGAGCTGCTCAAGGTGAGGGTGGAGCTGCCGGGGAAGAAGGTGATCAACGCGCATGTCGTGTCGGTGCGCATCGTCCCCGACGCGCAGGGCCGCGCCGGCGTCGGCGTCCGCTTCTTCGCCTTGGTGGGGGAGGAGAAGCGGGCGTGGGAGTCCTACATCACGAGCCTCGTCTCCCCGCGCCGGGCGGCGGCGTGA
- a CDS encoding type II toxin-antitoxin system Phd/YefM family antitoxin: MQRRAEITIPAAQFKAKCLALMERVAATGEEVVITKHGRPVAKLVQAVEPRKSSFGFAKDMVLYMGDVMSPAIDPADWEPDEEELRLVGALPAPTPKRRSKKKR, encoded by the coding sequence ATGCAACGACGCGCCGAGATCACGATTCCCGCCGCCCAGTTCAAGGCGAAGTGCCTCGCGCTGATGGAGCGCGTCGCGGCGACGGGTGAGGAAGTGGTGATCACCAAGCACGGTCGTCCCGTCGCGAAGTTGGTGCAAGCCGTCGAGCCGCGGAAGAGCTCATTCGGTTTCGCGAAGGACATGGTGCTGTACATGGGCGACGTCATGTCGCCAGCCATCGACCCTGCGGATTGGGAGCCGGATGAGGAAGAGCTTCGCCTCGTCGGAGCACTTCCTGCTCCGACACCCAAGCGTCGAAGCAAGAAGAAGCGATGA
- a CDS encoding sigma-54-dependent Fis family transcriptional regulator, with amino-acid sequence MNVSVAATLRPTSRGKIVGRDPRLANMLETIDRVARSSCTVLVSGESGTGKELVVAALHDASDRRAAPLVTINCGAIPNDLVESELFGHVRGAFTGATTDHHGHVAAAEGGTLFLDEIGELPLTMQVKLLRVLQQREYTPLGATEALRCDVRVVAATNRDLEAEVGAGRFREDLYYRLDVIHLALPPLRERTADLRLLARHFCRVFAERAGRDDLRGLSDAAFAAIEGHPWPGNVRALENALERGVLLARGPFVEADDVFGRVARRPEAPSLLPRTLPSAGLDLFKTLESYQNSLIRQALERTSGNRNRAARLLGMNRTTLVEMIRRRGL; translated from the coding sequence ATGAACGTCTCGGTCGCCGCCACGCTGCGGCCCACGAGCCGCGGCAAGATCGTCGGCCGCGATCCTCGGCTCGCGAACATGCTCGAGACGATCGATCGTGTCGCGCGGTCGTCGTGCACCGTGCTCGTGAGCGGCGAGAGCGGGACCGGCAAGGAGCTGGTCGTCGCCGCGCTCCACGACGCGAGCGATCGCCGCGCGGCGCCGCTCGTCACGATCAACTGCGGCGCGATCCCGAACGACCTGGTCGAGAGCGAGCTCTTCGGCCACGTCCGCGGCGCGTTCACGGGCGCGACGACGGACCATCACGGCCACGTCGCGGCGGCGGAGGGCGGCACGCTCTTCCTCGACGAGATCGGCGAGCTCCCGCTCACGATGCAGGTGAAGCTCCTTCGCGTCTTGCAGCAGCGCGAGTACACGCCGCTCGGCGCGACGGAGGCGCTCCGCTGCGACGTCCGCGTCGTCGCCGCGACGAACCGCGACCTCGAAGCCGAGGTCGGCGCGGGCCGCTTCCGCGAGGACCTCTACTATCGTCTCGACGTGATCCATCTCGCGCTGCCCCCGCTCCGCGAGCGCACCGCCGACCTCCGCCTCCTCGCGCGCCACTTCTGCCGCGTCTTCGCGGAGCGCGCCGGGCGCGACGATCTGCGAGGCCTCTCCGACGCGGCGTTCGCGGCGATCGAGGGCCATCCGTGGCCCGGCAACGTCCGCGCGCTGGAGAACGCGCTCGAGCGCGGGGTCCTCCTCGCGCGGGGACCCTTCGTCGAAGCGGACGACGTGTTCGGCCGCGTCGCGCGCAGGCCCGAAGCGCCGAGCCTGCTGCCGCGCACGCTGCCGAGCGCGGGCCTCGACCTGTTCAAGACGCTCGAGTCGTACCAGAACAGCCTGATCCGCCAGGCGCTGGAGCGAACGAGCGGCAACCGCAACCGGGCCGCCCGCCTCCTCGGCATGAACCGCACGACGCTGGTGGAGATGATCCGCCGCCGCGGCCTCTGA
- a CDS encoding thioredoxin domain-containing protein encodes MKTLPRFVVLTLSLVVGVLACRPSKTPQEEDNLVIGKLSDGGVIEVQAAAPAPAPQSEDEAAVPIFANDATRGSRLAAVTIVVFSDFQCPFCSRLVPTLDRLYETYGAENLRIVFKNQPLPFHPHAQLAAEVGQGVLELSGNEAFWRYHDLVFEKQRDMEPEPILAWAAAAGADERLIRDGIQQRRWATKVSRDREAARTVGANGTPASFVNGILVSGAQSFEKFKAVVEAELEVSRGLASQGIPREQIYTRLAATNFKSKEDEAAAEERAEAAREAAELKVVHKIPAGNGPARGPATAEVTIIEFSDFQCPYCKKVGPTLERIRREYGDKVRIVWRDNPLSFHPRAEPAAQLARAARAQKGDAGFWAVHDALFASQPKLDDADLEQIATDAKLDVQKAMAAVKAKTYASAIDADVVLGDDFEVKGTPNFFVNGRRLSGAQPFEKFKPLIDEEIAKATALLKAGTARTALYDALIKDGKTPPEPERRAVPGLSLNAPFRGAANAKVVIQEFADFQCPFCAKVDATLEDLLKAYPGKVKIVWRDLPLSIHADAPLAAEAAREAFKQKGNDGFAKMQALLFKNQSALSRSDLDGYAQQIGLDATKFAVALDNHTHAAAVQAEKKAAEDAKVTGTPGFLVGPYWVSGAQPLSKFKKVVALAMNPPPAPPPPPVAPAPGPERTTPTGLKIKDVAIGTGREVKSGDTVRVHYVGTLTDGSVFDASKKRGDDGFTFQVGQGRVIKGWDEGLVGMKVGGKRKLTIPPDLAYGDRGAGATIPPKSTLVFEVDLLEVR; translated from the coding sequence GTGAAGACGCTTCCCCGTTTCGTCGTGCTCACGCTGAGCCTCGTCGTCGGCGTGCTCGCATGCAGGCCGTCGAAGACGCCCCAGGAGGAGGACAACCTCGTCATCGGCAAGCTGTCGGACGGCGGCGTGATCGAGGTGCAGGCCGCCGCGCCCGCGCCCGCGCCGCAATCGGAGGACGAGGCGGCGGTGCCGATCTTCGCGAACGACGCGACGCGCGGGAGCCGCCTCGCCGCCGTCACGATCGTCGTCTTCTCCGACTTCCAGTGTCCCTTCTGCTCGCGGCTCGTGCCGACGCTCGATCGCCTCTACGAGACGTACGGCGCCGAGAACCTCCGCATCGTCTTCAAGAACCAGCCGCTCCCGTTCCACCCGCACGCGCAGCTCGCGGCCGAAGTGGGGCAGGGCGTCCTCGAGCTCTCGGGCAACGAAGCGTTCTGGCGCTACCACGACCTCGTGTTCGAGAAGCAGCGGGACATGGAGCCGGAGCCCATCCTCGCGTGGGCGGCCGCCGCGGGCGCGGACGAGCGGCTGATCCGCGACGGGATCCAGCAGCGACGCTGGGCGACGAAGGTCAGTCGCGACCGGGAGGCCGCCCGCACGGTCGGCGCGAACGGCACGCCGGCGTCGTTCGTCAACGGCATCCTCGTCTCGGGCGCGCAGTCCTTCGAGAAGTTCAAGGCCGTCGTCGAGGCGGAGCTCGAGGTGAGCCGCGGCCTCGCGAGCCAGGGGATCCCGCGCGAGCAGATCTACACGCGCCTCGCCGCCACCAACTTCAAGTCGAAGGAAGACGAGGCGGCGGCGGAGGAGCGCGCCGAGGCCGCGCGCGAGGCGGCGGAGCTGAAGGTCGTCCACAAGATCCCCGCCGGCAACGGCCCCGCGCGCGGGCCGGCGACGGCGGAGGTGACGATCATCGAGTTTTCCGACTTCCAGTGTCCTTACTGCAAGAAGGTCGGCCCCACCCTCGAGCGCATCCGCCGCGAGTACGGCGACAAGGTCCGGATCGTGTGGCGCGACAACCCGCTCTCGTTCCATCCGCGCGCGGAGCCCGCCGCCCAGCTCGCGCGCGCGGCGCGGGCGCAGAAGGGCGACGCCGGGTTCTGGGCGGTGCACGACGCGCTCTTCGCGAGCCAGCCCAAGCTCGACGACGCGGACCTCGAGCAGATCGCGACCGACGCGAAGCTCGACGTCCAGAAGGCGATGGCGGCGGTGAAGGCGAAGACGTACGCGAGCGCGATCGACGCCGACGTCGTGCTCGGCGACGACTTCGAGGTGAAGGGCACGCCGAACTTCTTCGTCAACGGCCGCCGCCTCTCCGGCGCGCAGCCCTTCGAGAAGTTCAAGCCGCTCATCGACGAGGAGATCGCGAAGGCGACCGCGCTCCTCAAGGCCGGCACCGCGCGCACCGCGCTCTACGACGCGCTGATCAAGGACGGCAAGACGCCGCCCGAGCCGGAGCGCCGCGCGGTCCCGGGGCTCTCGCTGAACGCGCCGTTCCGCGGCGCCGCGAACGCGAAGGTCGTCATCCAGGAGTTCGCCGACTTCCAGTGCCCCTTCTGCGCGAAGGTCGACGCGACGCTCGAGGACCTCCTCAAGGCGTACCCCGGCAAGGTGAAGATCGTGTGGCGCGACCTGCCGCTCTCGATCCACGCCGACGCGCCGCTCGCGGCCGAGGCGGCGCGCGAGGCGTTCAAGCAGAAGGGCAACGACGGCTTCGCGAAGATGCAGGCCCTCCTCTTCAAGAACCAGAGCGCGCTGTCGCGGAGCGACCTCGACGGCTACGCGCAGCAGATCGGGCTCGACGCGACGAAGTTCGCCGTCGCGCTCGACAACCACACCCACGCGGCGGCGGTGCAGGCCGAGAAGAAGGCGGCCGAGGACGCGAAGGTGACCGGCACGCCGGGCTTCCTCGTCGGGCCGTACTGGGTGTCCGGCGCGCAGCCGCTCTCGAAGTTCAAGAAGGTCGTCGCGCTCGCGATGAACCCGCCGCCTGCGCCGCCTCCGCCGCCCGTCGCGCCGGCGCCCGGTCCGGAGCGCACGACGCCGACCGGCCTCAAGATCAAGGACGTCGCGATCGGGACCGGGCGCGAGGTGAAGTCGGGCGACACCGTGCGCGTCCACTACGTCGGCACGCTCACCGACGGCTCCGTGTTCGATGCGTCGAAGAAGCGCGGCGACGACGGCTTCACCTTCCAGGTCGGGCAGGGCCGCGTGATCAAGGGCTGGGACGAGGGGCTCGTCGGAATGAAGGTCGGCGGCAAACGGAAGCTGACGATCCCGCCGGATCTCGCTTACGGTGACCGTGGTGCAGGCGCGACGATCCCTCCCAAGTCGACGCTCGTCTTCGAGGTCGACCTCCTCGAGGTTCGCTAG
- the sctR gene encoding type III secretion system export apparatus subunit SctR → MTDFLGKPIALVVALALVSLLPFVFMGVTAFVKISTVLQITRSAIGAQSVPSNTVVMALATALTLIAMAPVGQRIFDRAAPIAREAQGKNQDTTVLIERGVEAVREPMRDFLKANSSEKERARFFAVAKNARPEAERADVGADDLTTLVPAFVVTELTEAFAIGFLIYLPFLVIDLVIANVLLALGMQMLSPTQVSLPFKLLLFVAIDGWGLLAQALVQGYR, encoded by the coding sequence ATGACCGACTTCCTCGGGAAGCCGATCGCGCTCGTCGTCGCGCTCGCGCTGGTCTCGCTCCTGCCGTTCGTCTTCATGGGCGTCACCGCCTTCGTGAAGATCTCGACCGTCCTCCAGATCACGCGGAGCGCGATCGGCGCGCAGTCGGTCCCCTCGAACACGGTCGTGATGGCGCTCGCGACCGCGCTCACGCTCATCGCGATGGCGCCGGTGGGGCAGCGCATCTTCGATCGCGCCGCGCCGATCGCGCGCGAGGCGCAAGGGAAGAACCAGGACACGACCGTGCTCATCGAGCGCGGCGTCGAGGCGGTGCGCGAGCCGATGCGCGACTTCCTGAAGGCGAACTCCTCGGAGAAGGAGCGCGCGCGCTTCTTCGCCGTCGCGAAGAACGCCCGCCCCGAGGCGGAGCGCGCGGACGTCGGCGCCGACGACCTCACCACCCTCGTCCCCGCGTTCGTCGTGACGGAGCTGACCGAGGCCTTCGCGATCGGCTTCCTCATCTACTTGCCGTTCCTCGTCATCGACCTCGTGATCGCGAACGTGCTCCTCGCGCTCGGGATGCAGATGCTCAGCCCGACCCAGGTGAGCCTCCCGTTCAAGCTGCTCCTCTTCGTCGCGATCGACGGCTGGGGGCTCTTGGCGCAGGCGCTGGTTCAAGGGTACAGATAG
- a CDS encoding aspartate kinase, whose protein sequence is MALVVQKFGGTSVGSVERIRNVAKRALAEQKKGNDVVVVVSAMSGETNRLLKLAHEVAPVPDAREMDVIAATGEQVTSALLSLAIHSEGGKARSFLGHQVKVLTDHAFSKARIKTIDGERIREACKRGEIAVIAGFQGVDEDGNITTLGRGGSDTSAVAVAAAIKADACEIFTDVDGVYTTDPNICSSAKKIPKISYEEMLELASLGAKVLQIRSVEIAMKYGVPVHVRSSFSDAEGTWVTGEDKTLEDVVVAGVAYDKNEARVNVIGLHDKPGVVAELFSALAEKNISVDMIIQNATTGASDRADVTFTLATTDLQRARPFIDEIGKKLGATEIRYDEDVVKVSIVGLGMRSHAGIASRMFKLLAGEGINIQAISTSEIKVSCLVHQKYTELAVRALHDGFGLGKERASLEPQAKK, encoded by the coding sequence GTGGCACTCGTCGTCCAGAAGTTCGGTGGCACCTCCGTCGGTTCGGTCGAGCGCATTCGCAACGTCGCGAAGCGCGCGCTCGCGGAGCAGAAGAAGGGCAACGACGTCGTCGTCGTCGTGAGCGCGATGAGCGGCGAGACCAACCGCCTCCTCAAGCTCGCGCACGAGGTCGCGCCGGTGCCGGACGCGCGCGAGATGGACGTCATCGCCGCGACCGGCGAGCAGGTCACCTCCGCCCTCCTCTCCCTCGCGATCCACTCGGAGGGCGGCAAGGCCCGCTCCTTCCTCGGCCATCAGGTGAAGGTCCTCACCGACCACGCCTTCTCGAAGGCGCGCATCAAGACGATCGACGGCGAGAGGATCCGCGAGGCGTGCAAGCGCGGGGAGATCGCGGTCATCGCCGGGTTCCAGGGCGTCGACGAGGACGGGAACATCACGACGCTGGGGCGCGGCGGCTCGGACACGTCCGCGGTCGCGGTCGCGGCCGCGATCAAGGCCGACGCGTGCGAGATCTTCACCGACGTCGACGGCGTGTACACGACCGACCCGAACATCTGCTCGTCGGCGAAGAAGATCCCGAAGATCTCCTACGAGGAGATGCTCGAGCTCGCGTCGCTCGGCGCGAAGGTGCTGCAGATCCGCAGCGTGGAGATTGCGATGAAGTACGGCGTTCCGGTCCATGTCCGCTCCTCGTTCAGCGACGCCGAGGGCACGTGGGTGACGGGAGAGGACAAGACGCTCGAGGACGTCGTCGTCGCCGGCGTCGCGTACGACAAGAACGAGGCGCGCGTGAACGTCATCGGCCTCCACGACAAGCCGGGCGTCGTCGCCGAGCTCTTCAGCGCGCTCGCGGAGAAGAACATCTCCGTCGACATGATCATCCAGAACGCGACGACGGGCGCCTCCGACCGCGCCGACGTCACCTTCACCCTCGCGACGACCGACCTCCAGCGCGCGCGTCCGTTCATCGACGAGATCGGCAAGAAGCTCGGCGCGACCGAGATCCGCTACGACGAGGACGTCGTGAAGGTGTCGATCGTCGGCCTCGGCATGCGCTCGCACGCCGGCATCGCCTCGCGCATGTTCAAGCTCCTCGCCGGAGAGGGCATCAACATCCAGGCGATCTCGACGAGCGAGATCAAAGTGAGCTGCCTCGTCCACCAGAAGTACACCGAGCTCGCCGTGCGCGCGCTGCACGACGGCTTCGGCCTCGGCAAGGAGCGCGCGTCGCTCGAGCCTCAGGCCAAGAAGTAG
- a CDS encoding EAL domain-containing protein, with translation MGAPNEIPAKPRLLVVEDDEALRAVLVRRLGAHFEVVPSGDGSGAAGLLVDQTFDAILSDINLPGMSGVDLLRLVRSYDLDVPVILMTGQPSIETAIAALELGALTYLQKPFSHEQLETTLLRAGKLALLARTKREAALAGLGGSPLAGDRAGLSASFNRALDTLAMAYQPLVDGRTQKTAGYEALMRTKEPSMPHPGAVIEAAERLGRLHDLGRRVRACAVEGFRPGDDDSLLFVNLHPSDLLDADLYDRAAPLTKIAPRVVLEITERAALDDLTETKHRAAELRGRGFKIAIDDLGAGYAGLTSFATFEPEVVKLDMTLIRDVEKNPVKRQIVASMTRLCRDLDMRVVAEGIETADELACVVGLGCDYLQGYYLGRPSPEIAASTQKW, from the coding sequence ATGGGTGCACCCAACGAGATCCCCGCGAAGCCGCGCCTCCTCGTCGTCGAGGACGACGAAGCCTTGCGCGCGGTCCTGGTTCGACGCCTCGGCGCGCACTTCGAGGTCGTGCCGAGCGGCGACGGCAGCGGCGCCGCAGGGCTCCTCGTCGATCAGACCTTCGACGCCATCCTCAGCGACATCAACCTGCCCGGGATGTCCGGCGTCGATCTCCTGCGCCTCGTCCGCTCGTACGACCTCGACGTGCCCGTCATCCTCATGACCGGCCAGCCCAGCATCGAGACCGCGATCGCGGCGCTCGAGCTCGGCGCGCTCACGTACCTCCAGAAGCCGTTCTCGCACGAGCAGCTCGAGACGACGCTTCTCCGCGCCGGCAAGCTCGCGCTGCTCGCGCGCACGAAGCGCGAGGCCGCGCTCGCCGGGCTCGGCGGCTCCCCGCTCGCGGGCGATCGCGCCGGCCTCAGCGCGAGCTTCAACCGCGCGCTCGACACGCTCGCGATGGCGTACCAGCCGCTCGTCGACGGACGCACGCAGAAGACCGCCGGCTACGAGGCGCTCATGCGCACGAAGGAGCCGTCGATGCCTCATCCCGGCGCCGTGATCGAAGCCGCGGAGCGGCTCGGGCGCCTGCACGATCTCGGACGCCGGGTGCGCGCGTGCGCGGTGGAGGGGTTCCGGCCCGGGGACGACGACTCGCTCCTCTTCGTGAACCTCCATCCGTCCGATCTCCTCGACGCGGACCTCTACGATCGCGCCGCGCCGCTCACGAAGATCGCGCCGCGCGTGGTGCTCGAGATCACGGAGCGCGCGGCGCTCGACGATCTCACGGAGACGAAACATCGCGCCGCCGAGCTGCGCGGGCGCGGCTTCAAGATCGCCATCGACGATCTCGGCGCCGGCTACGCGGGCCTCACCAGCTTCGCGACCTTCGAGCCGGAGGTCGTGAAGCTCGACATGACCCTGATCCGCGACGTCGAGAAGAACCCGGTGAAGCGCCAGATCGTCGCCTCGATGACCCGCCTCTGCCGCGATCTCGACATGCGCGTCGTCGCGGAGGGGATCGAGACGGCCGACGAATTGGCGTGCGTCGTCGGGCTCGGCTGCGACTATCTCCAGGGCTACTATCTCGGTCGGCCCTCGCCCGAGATCGCGGCTTCGACCCAAAAGTGGTGA
- a CDS encoding response regulator — protein sequence MKIVSDQLLTSSEVGELLQVNPSSVKKWVDDGLLLAFRTPGGHRRIRAADLVSFLVRHEMPIPADLQDAAKKRLLIVDDEVDQLKALSRSFKRFADRVEVTTTSNGIDALVLVGSFHPHAVLLDVYMPGIDGLEVCRRLKKAPATKDVAVYVVSGAFTSALEQKALEAGAVKCLAKPIDARQILALMYPARGGELEARAH from the coding sequence GTGAAAATCGTCAGCGACCAACTACTGACCTCGAGCGAGGTGGGGGAGCTCCTCCAGGTGAACCCCTCTTCGGTCAAGAAGTGGGTGGACGACGGGCTCCTCCTGGCCTTCCGTACGCCTGGTGGGCACCGCCGCATTCGCGCCGCGGATCTCGTCTCGTTCCTCGTAAGGCACGAGATGCCGATCCCGGCGGACCTTCAGGATGCGGCGAAAAAACGCCTCCTGATCGTCGATGACGAGGTGGATCAGCTCAAGGCCCTTTCCCGTTCCTTCAAGCGCTTCGCTGATCGCGTCGAGGTCACCACGACCTCGAACGGCATCGACGCGCTCGTGCTGGTGGGTTCCTTCCACCCGCACGCCGTCCTCCTCGACGTCTACATGCCTGGCATCGACGGTCTCGAGGTGTGCCGCCGGCTCAAGAAAGCGCCGGCGACCAAGGACGTGGCGGTGTACGTCGTCTCCGGCGCATTCACTTCTGCTCTCGAGCAGAAGGCGCTCGAAGCCGGCGCGGTGAAGTGCCTGGCGAAGCCGATCGACGCACGGCAGATCCTCGCCCTCATGTACCCGGCACGCGGCGGAGAGCTAGAAGCTCGCGCGCACTAG
- a CDS encoding sigma-70 family RNA polymerase sigma factor encodes MEQTALTSTNDGFASHMHLVLGIVADFMRRVPRSVQREDLVAAGSVGLLHALRSKKHTCPEMLAAYARIRIRGAIIDELRRHDWSPRRRRTPGATTPSPVITNGAPAPAEKPEGVVVIGFDDLPPTHAIREEGPSPLEQVETSRENGDLRRAVDKLPPRERSIVCMRYFEDQSSKSIATMMGLSEARVSQLLARATAQLKELLLADQDMLPQAA; translated from the coding sequence ATGGAACAGACCGCTCTCACCAGCACGAACGACGGCTTCGCCTCTCACATGCATCTCGTGCTCGGAATCGTCGCCGACTTCATGCGCCGCGTTCCCCGCAGCGTTCAGCGGGAGGACCTCGTGGCCGCCGGCTCCGTGGGTCTCCTCCATGCGCTCCGCTCCAAGAAGCACACCTGCCCGGAGATGCTCGCCGCGTACGCGCGCATCCGCATCCGCGGCGCGATCATCGACGAGCTTCGCCGTCACGACTGGAGCCCGCGCCGCCGGCGCACGCCCGGCGCGACCACACCGAGCCCGGTCATCACGAACGGCGCGCCGGCGCCGGCGGAGAAGCCGGAGGGCGTTGTCGTGATCGGCTTCGACGATCTCCCGCCGACGCACGCGATCCGCGAGGAGGGCCCGTCCCCGCTCGAGCAGGTCGAGACGAGCCGCGAGAACGGCGACCTCCGCCGCGCCGTCGACAAGCTCCCGCCGCGCGAGCGCAGCATCGTCTGCATGCGCTACTTCGAGGACCAGTCGAGCAAGAGCATCGCGACGATGATGGGCCTCAGCGAGGCCCGCGTGAGCCAGCTCCTCGCCCGCGCCACCGCGCAGCTGAAGGAGCTCCTCCTCGCCGACCAGGACATGCTCCCGCAGGCCGCCTGA
- a CDS encoding PilZ domain-containing protein: MGAALKLTPDESFGVFADARRSPRAIAYLCIDLCSEHNFWTGLTMNISEGGVFVATHVMLEPGTLVGLHLELPNRGHRIMTLGEVRWSRAYTGDDDVPPGLGIKFVGLDLGSLAAIRKFMTTIREPILFE; encoded by the coding sequence ATGGGTGCAGCGCTCAAACTCACGCCGGACGAGAGCTTCGGCGTCTTCGCGGATGCACGGAGGTCGCCGCGCGCCATCGCCTATCTCTGCATCGACCTCTGCAGCGAGCACAACTTCTGGACCGGCCTCACGATGAACATCTCGGAGGGCGGCGTGTTCGTCGCGACGCACGTGATGCTCGAGCCCGGCACGCTCGTCGGTCTGCACCTCGAGCTCCCGAACCGAGGCCACCGCATCATGACGCTCGGCGAGGTGCGCTGGAGCCGCGCGTACACGGGCGACGACGACGTCCCGCCCGGCCTCGGCATCAAGTTCGTCGGGCTCGATCTCGGGTCGCTCGCGGCGATCCGGAAGTTCATGACGACGATTCGCGAGCCGATCTTGTTCGAGTAG
- a CDS encoding flagellar biosynthetic protein FliO, with product MGPYAGYIVQTLVTLLAVCALAFVVLYGARRLGLGRPRGPISLVGLLPLDARRSIYLVKVAGQVIVVGASEAGFTKLGEVAATDVPEEAPAESPAFADVLSRALRRDKR from the coding sequence GTGGGGCCTTACGCGGGGTACATCGTGCAGACGCTCGTGACGCTGCTCGCGGTGTGCGCGCTCGCGTTCGTCGTGCTGTACGGCGCGCGGCGGCTCGGCCTCGGGCGGCCGCGGGGACCGATCTCGCTCGTCGGTCTCCTCCCGCTCGATGCGCGTCGCTCGATCTACCTCGTGAAGGTGGCGGGGCAGGTCATCGTCGTCGGCGCGTCGGAGGCGGGGTTCACGAAGCTCGGCGAGGTCGCGGCGACGGACGTGCCGGAGGAGGCGCCGGCCGAGTCGCCCGCGTTCGCCGACGTCCTCAGCCGCGCGCTCCGACGCGACAAGCGATGA